From Xiphophorus hellerii strain 12219 chromosome 20, Xiphophorus_hellerii-4.1, whole genome shotgun sequence, the proteins below share one genomic window:
- the cox14 gene encoding cytochrome c oxidase assembly protein COX14 homolog yields the protein MVTAKRLADIGYRAFSTSMMLLTAYGGYLCVMRGHRYWVKQKQLKLAAENQDTAIIKD from the coding sequence ATGGTGACGGCAAAGCGTCTGGCTGATATCGGTTACCGCGCTTTTTCTACCTCAATGATGCTGCTGACGGCATACGGAGGCTACCTGTGTGTGATGCGAGGACACCGATACTGGGTGAAGCAGAAACAGCTGAAACTGGCTGCAGAGAACCAGGACACTGCAATCATCAAAGACTGA
- the bcdin3d gene encoding pre-miRNA 5'-monophosphate methyltransferase — MATCPNLKDPDNAVNDPGAAPYGNFINYYSFNPPENRLSLIPATLLQDLGYRDGGDEPTLILDVGCNSGDLSVAIYKHLVQEPEESTVQLLGFDLDETLVERAEQTNPLHSNISFIQLDITEETNQLQDFLSQHSCSHFHLCLCLAVTMWVHLNHGDSGLLQLLSRLAAISTHLLLEAQPWKCYRSAARRLRKLGRSDFDHFKTLKIRGDVAEHATAHLERHCGMELMQSFGSTAWDRKLLLFRRR; from the exons ATGGCAACATGTCCGAATCTTAAAGATCCTGACAACGCAGTAAACGACCCCGGTGCTGCTCCTTACGGAAACTTTATAAACTATTACAGCTTTAACCCTCCGGAAAACCGCCTGAGTCTGATCCCAGCAACGCTCCTGCAGGATTTAGGCTACAGGGACGGAGGGGACGAGCCCACGCTCATCCTGGACGTGGGGTGCAACTCAGGG GACCTGAGTGTGGCCATCTACAAGCATCTTGTCCAGGAACCAGAGGAGAGCACAGTTCAGCTTCTGGGGTTTGACTTGGATGAAACTCTTGTTGAGCGCGCAGAGCAGACCAACCCTCTCCACAGCAACATCTCCTTCATCCAGCTGGACATCACTGAGGAAACCAACCAGCTGCAAGACTTCCTCAGCCAGCACAGCTGCTCCCACTTCCACCTGTGTCTGTGCCTGGCCGTCACCATGTGGGTCCACCTGAACCACGGAGACTCGggcctgctgcagctgctgtcgCGCCTCGCCGCCATCAGCACCCACCTCCTGCTGGAGGCTCAGCCCTGGAAGTGTTACCGCTCTGCAGCCCGCCGCCTCAGGAAGCTGGGCCGCTCGGACTTCGATCACTTTAAGACCCTGAAGATCCGCGGCGACGTTGCAGAACACGCCACGGCGCATTTGGAGAGACACTGTGGCATGGAGCTTATGCAGAGCTTCGGCAGCACCGCATGGGACCGGAAGCTGCTGCTTTTTAGACGCAGATGa